In Bombus affinis isolate iyBomAffi1 chromosome 8, iyBomAffi1.2, whole genome shotgun sequence, the following proteins share a genomic window:
- the LOC126919425 gene encoding formylglycine-generating enzyme isoform X1, translating to MRSSIRTTWQKSTVLFVFASIIITLCSTAACFKTDNSNKESLQCGGCSFNRQTIIKTQYKKETEDYCAATNDLHIYKKTSVNRIDRLKNMAKIEAGTYTIGTNEPVFVADGEGPKQQIYLHSFYIDKMEVSNRDFAKFVNVTNYRTEAEKFGDSFVFEGLLDEKVRANVTLVVAQAPWWLQIKNANWQHPEGPTSDIKNRMDHPVVHVSWNDAIAYCEWLEKRLPTEAEWEVACRGGLSDRLYPWGNNLIPNGRYRANTWQGDFPSNNTKEDKYESTSPVTEFPPNKYGLHNMIGNVWEWTFDWWTTETRKRGGPNNPNGPSSGTDKVKKGGSYLCHKSYCFRYRCAARSQNTPDTTAGNLGFRCAFSA from the exons ATGAGAAGTTCGATAAGGACAACTTGGCAAAAGTCGACGGTGTTGTTTGTTTTCGCAAGCataattattacattatgttCTACAGCGGCATGCTTCAAAACAGATAATTCAAATAAGGAATCTCTTCAATGCGGTGGTTGTAGCTTTAACAGACAAACCATCATAAAGACACAATATAAGAAAGAAACAGAAGATTACTGTGCAGCAACCAATGATcttcatatttataaaaagaCTAGTGTCAATCGCATAGATCGTTTAAAAAACATGGCTAAAATAGAGGCGGGCACCTACACGATTGGTACAAACGAACCTGTGTTTGTCGCAGATGGCGAAGGTCCGAAACAGCAAATATATTTACATAGTTTTTATATAGACAAGATGGAAGTGAGTAATCGTGATTTTGCAAAATTTGTCAACGTAACCAATTATCGAACAGAAGCTGAAAAATTTGGAGATTCGTTTGTATTTGAAGGTCTGTTAGATGAAAAAGTTCGAGCAAACGTAACGCTCGTTGTTGCTCAAGCTCCTTGGTGGTTACAAATAAAAAATGCAAATTGGCAACATCCAGAGGGTCCAACTTCTGATATTAAGA ATAGAATGGATCATCCCGTTGTTCATGTATCATGGAACGACGCTATTGCCTATTGCGAATGGTTAGAAAAAAGATTACCGACCGAAGCCGAATGGGAAGTTGCTTGTCGGGGCGGACTGTCAGATAGGCTGTACCCATGGGGTAATAACTTGATTCCAAATGGTCGATACAG AGCAAATACGTGGCAAGGTGATTTTCCAAGTAATAATACTAAAGAAGATAAATACGAAAGCACATCACCTGTTACAGAATTCCCGCCAAATAAGTATGGATTACATAATATGATAGGAAATGTTTGGGAATGGACATTTGATTGGTGGACGACCGAAACTAGAAAACGAGGCGGGCCTAATAATCCt AATGGCCCATCTAGTGGCACGGACAAAGTGAAAAAAGGCGGTTCCTATCTTTGTCACAAGAGCTATTGTTTTCGATATAGATGCGCTGCTCGGAGCCAAAATACTCCAGATACAACGGCTGGAAATCTTGGTTTTAGATGTGCATTTTCAGCttaa
- the LOC126919396 gene encoding sodium/potassium/calcium exchanger 3-like: MKDEMNIWLLKSYACITVLSIWTPVSYALLGNETFSIYLPNGIAEARDINQPMLIIKNKVAAKQATRSDGQESFVSLRIEEKEEEKEINCTDRSIFDFPDDLFTYKERRHGAVVLHTFLGLYCFLLTAFVCHDYLLPAIDCICVSMNISTDVAGATFLAMSSSFPELFVNIIGTFLTESDLGVGTVVGSAVFDTFATPACGALTILCAIPLEWRILSRDCAMYVVSIGALVAIMWDRRIYWYEAMILIMLFCIYLILLFCGKGIWQCCGKIVPFNSKSATKLSNVGEKLPRNGSYKLRSPDDVVVVNPSKNVDIKKLESQQHDLENVLENFDKSLERSVSEYLFTWPRERTMTGKCWFMFGWPLKFLLYVTIPDVRIERLKRWYPLTFIMCVIWIGISSYLVSWMTTVVGDTIDIPDSIMGLTFLAAGGNMPELASIVILAKQGDGNMAMSNTLGANILDILLCLGLPWTISCLMKGREVEIVSGAISYSVLTTVVCIVVLYTVIACFNFKLNKKVGIICLVLYTIFLIFAILVELNVFFFVNLPMCPHMDELY; the protein is encoded by the exons ATGAAAGACGAGATGAATATATGGTTGTTAAAAAGTTACGCGTGTATCACTGTGCTATCGATATGGACTCCAGTCTCTTACGCGCTACTTGGAAACG AAACATTCTCGATTTACTTGCCGAATGGAATCGCCGAAGCACGTGACATAAATCAACCGATGCTAATCATTAAAAATAAGGTGGCTGCGAAGCAAGCAACGAGAAGCGATGGACAAGAATCATTCGTATCTCTTAggatcgaagaaaaggaagaagagaaagaaattaaCTGCACGGATCGTTCTATATTTGATTTTCCCGACGATTTGTTCACGTACAAAGAACGTCGTCACGGAGCCGTAGTGTTGCATACCTTTCTCGGATTATATTGTTTTCTATTGACAGCATTCGTTTGCCATGATTATCTATTACCAGCTATCGACTGCATATGCGTCAGTATGAACATAAGCACCGATGTTGCTGGAGCGACGTTTCTTGCTATGAGCAGTTCCTTCCCCGAATTATTCGTGAATATAATTGGAACGTTCCTAACCGAGTCAGATCTTGGTGTTGGTACTGTTGTCGGTAGCGCCGTATTCGACACGTTTGCAACTCCGGCCTGCGGAGCGTTAACGATTCTTTGC GCGATACCGTTAGAATGGCGAATATTGTCACGAGACTGTGCAATGTACGTGGTATCTATAGGAGCATTGGTAGCAATAATGTGGGATCGTCGGATTTATTGGTACGAAGCCATGATTTTGATAATGTTGTTCTGCATTTACCTAATCTTGCTCTTTTGTGGCAAAGGTATTTGGCAGTGTTGCGGTAAAATCGTTCCTTTTAATTCTAAATCCGCGACAAAGT TGTCTAACGTTGGAGAGAAGTTGCCTCGTAATGGCTCTTACAAACTGCGCTCTCCAGATGATGTCGTTGTGGTTAATCCTAGTAAGAACGTGgatattaaaaaattggaaaGTCAACAGCATGATCTCGAAAATGTTCTAGAAAATTTTGACAAATCGCTGGAACGTTCTGTTTCtg aatatttatttacttgGCCAAGGGAACGAACTATGACTGGAAAATGTTGGTTTATGTTTGGTTGGCCATTGAAATTTTTGCTCTATGTAACGATACCAGATGTCAGGATCGAACGATTGAAACGCTGGTATCCACTGACATTCATTATGTGTGTGATTTGGATCGGAATATCTTCTTATTTGGTTTCTTGGATGACGACGGTTGTCGGTGATACAATAGATATCCCGGATTCCATTATGGGTCTTACATTTCTAGCTGCTGGTGGAAATATGCCGGAGCTTGCGTCCATCGTGATTTTAGCCAAACAAG GGGACGGAAATATGGCGATGAGCAATACGTTGGGAGCAAATATTCTCGACATTTTACTTTGCTTGGGCTTACCGTGGACAATAAGTTGCCTAATGAAAGGAAGAGAAGTGGAGATCGTATCAGGAGCTATATCCTACAGTGTACTTACAACAGTTGTTTGCATAGTAGTTCTTTATACAGTTATAGCatgtttcaattttaaattaaacaaaaaagTAGGAATCATATGTCTGGTGTTATacacaatatttttaatatttgctaTTCTCGTAGAAttgaacgttttcttttttgtaaATTTACCAATGTGTCCTCATATGGATGAATTATATTGA
- the LOC126919414 gene encoding voltage-gated potassium channel subunit beta-2 isoform X3 has translation MSRLMLCNLGNTSTAGNDTNNNANTNSSMEDDDYYPLPTIYRCRAPIASLDCMEEFNGGGGGGGGGGGGGGGNAVDSGVHCSNTTGTKEQLLTNCIAAQAQRLQHPSPGTWTTFGIGGCSNEETAEAVVALAYDSGINVFDLSEAHSGHRAEIQFGRILLRRAWNRSSYVVTTKIYWNTKAEGRGLSRKHIIESVQASLVRLQLSYIDIVMIHKVDPMCPMEEIVRAMNYVISKGWVMYWGTSRWTPVEIMEAYTNCRQFNCVTPIVEQAEYHLFYREKPELYMPELYNKIGVGLMAWSTVTIGMVSSKPDDCGVSFLSRSSYKNKYSSFSWTEDETQSLYKEQEYGWKEKSADDETRKYSDKLRDVCALAERLGCSFGQLAIAWSLKNESVQCLLLGASNIDQLYESLQSLQLIPKLNANIMNEIERILDNKPSRPPMISTLALR, from the exons ATGTCTCGTTTAATGTTGTGTAATCTCGGCAATACATCCACGGCGGGAAATGATACAAATAACAATGCAAATACGAATAGTAGTATGGAGGATGATGACTACTATCCACTGCCAACTATTTATCG CTGCCGTGCACCTATAGCGAGTTTGGATTGCATGGAAGAGTTCaacggcggcggcggcggcggcggcggtggcggcggtggcggcggtggCAATGCCGTGGACTCTGGTGTACATTGCAGTAATACCACTGGAACGAAGGAACAGCTACTGACTAACTGCATTGCCGCACAAGCGCAGCGCTTACAGCATCCTTCGCCAG GTACATGGACAACTTTCGGAATAGGAGGTTGCAGTAATGAGGAAACAGCTGAAGCTGTAGTTGCCCTCGCCTATGACAGTGGAATAAATGTGTTCGATCTGAGCGAAGCTCATAGCGGTCATAGAGCAGAAATTCAATTTGGACGAATTTTATTACGACGTGCTTGGAATCGTTCAAGTTACGTCGTTACCACCAAAATATATTGGAACACGAA GGCAGAGGGACGTGGATTGTCACGAAAACACATAATCGAATCGGTGCAAGCATCTTTAGTCAGGTTACAATTATCGTACATCGATATTGTAATGATTCACAAAGTAGATCCTATGTGTCCTATGGAAG aAATAGTACGTGCAATGAACTACGTGATAAGTAAAGGATGGGTAATGTATTGGGGAACGTCTCGTTGGACCCCTGTCGAAATTATGGAAGCTTACACGAATTGCCGTCAATTTAATTGTGTCACACCAATCGTGGAACAAGCCGAGTATCATCTGTTTTATAGAGAAAAACCAGAACTTTATATGCCAGAGTTGTACAATAAAATCG GTGTTGGTCTGATGGCGTGGTCCACGGTTACGATCGGCATGGTTTCTTCGAAACCTGACGACTGTGGTGTATCTTTTTTATCGAGATCTTCGTATAAG AATAAATATTCGTCATTCAGTTGGACCGAAGACGAAACGCAATCTTTGTATAAAGAA CAGGAATACGGCTGGAAGGAAAAGTCAGCCGATGACGAAACGCGAAAATATTCGGATAAACTGCGAGATGTGTGTGCACTCGCCGAACGACTCGGTTGCTCTTTCGGACAGTTGGCCATCGCGTGGTCTTTAAAGAATGAAAGTGTTCAGTGCCTTCTCCTCGGTGCATCAAACATAGATCAACTGTACGAGAGTCTTCAAAGTTTACAG CTAATTCCAAAATTGAACGCCAATATAATGAACGAAATTGAAAGAATTCTTGATAACAAACCGTCGCGACCTCCGATGATTTCAACATTGGCGCTCAGATGA
- the LOC126919414 gene encoding voltage-gated potassium channel subunit beta-2 isoform X2, whose translation MSRLMLCNLGNTSTAGNDTNNNANTNSSMEDDDYYPLPTIYRCRAPIASLDCMEEFNGGGGGGGGGGGGGGGNAVDSGVHCSNTTGTKEQLLTNCIAAQAQRLQHPSPGIRYRNLGKSGLRVSNVGLGTWTTFGIGGCSNEETAEAVVALAYDSGINVFDLSEAHSGHRAEIQFGRILLRRAWNRSSYVVTTKIYWNTKAEGRGLSRKHIIESVQASLVRLQLSYIDIVMIHKVDPMCPMEEIVRAMNYVISKGWVMYWGTSRWTPVEIMEAYTNCRQFNCVTPIVEQAEYHLFYREKPELYMPELYNKIGVGLMAWSTVTIGMVSSKPDDCGVSFLSRSSYKNKYSSFSWTEDETQSLYKEEYGWKEKSADDETRKYSDKLRDVCALAERLGCSFGQLAIAWSLKNESVQCLLLGASNIDQLYESLQSLQLIPKLNANIMNEIERILDNKPSRPPMISTLALR comes from the exons ATGTCTCGTTTAATGTTGTGTAATCTCGGCAATACATCCACGGCGGGAAATGATACAAATAACAATGCAAATACGAATAGTAGTATGGAGGATGATGACTACTATCCACTGCCAACTATTTATCG CTGCCGTGCACCTATAGCGAGTTTGGATTGCATGGAAGAGTTCaacggcggcggcggcggcggcggcggtggcggcggtggcggcggtggCAATGCCGTGGACTCTGGTGTACATTGCAGTAATACCACTGGAACGAAGGAACAGCTACTGACTAACTGCATTGCCGCACAAGCGCAGCGCTTACAGCATCCTTCGCCAGGTATTCGCTACCGCAACTTGGGCAAAAGCGGTCTACGTGTTTCCAATGTTGGATTAG GTACATGGACAACTTTCGGAATAGGAGGTTGCAGTAATGAGGAAACAGCTGAAGCTGTAGTTGCCCTCGCCTATGACAGTGGAATAAATGTGTTCGATCTGAGCGAAGCTCATAGCGGTCATAGAGCAGAAATTCAATTTGGACGAATTTTATTACGACGTGCTTGGAATCGTTCAAGTTACGTCGTTACCACCAAAATATATTGGAACACGAA GGCAGAGGGACGTGGATTGTCACGAAAACACATAATCGAATCGGTGCAAGCATCTTTAGTCAGGTTACAATTATCGTACATCGATATTGTAATGATTCACAAAGTAGATCCTATGTGTCCTATGGAAG aAATAGTACGTGCAATGAACTACGTGATAAGTAAAGGATGGGTAATGTATTGGGGAACGTCTCGTTGGACCCCTGTCGAAATTATGGAAGCTTACACGAATTGCCGTCAATTTAATTGTGTCACACCAATCGTGGAACAAGCCGAGTATCATCTGTTTTATAGAGAAAAACCAGAACTTTATATGCCAGAGTTGTACAATAAAATCG GTGTTGGTCTGATGGCGTGGTCCACGGTTACGATCGGCATGGTTTCTTCGAAACCTGACGACTGTGGTGTATCTTTTTTATCGAGATCTTCGTATAAG AATAAATATTCGTCATTCAGTTGGACCGAAGACGAAACGCAATCTTTGTATAAAGAA GAATACGGCTGGAAGGAAAAGTCAGCCGATGACGAAACGCGAAAATATTCGGATAAACTGCGAGATGTGTGTGCACTCGCCGAACGACTCGGTTGCTCTTTCGGACAGTTGGCCATCGCGTGGTCTTTAAAGAATGAAAGTGTTCAGTGCCTTCTCCTCGGTGCATCAAACATAGATCAACTGTACGAGAGTCTTCAAAGTTTACAG CTAATTCCAAAATTGAACGCCAATATAATGAACGAAATTGAAAGAATTCTTGATAACAAACCGTCGCGACCTCCGATGATTTCAACATTGGCGCTCAGATGA
- the LOC126919414 gene encoding voltage-gated potassium channel subunit beta-2 isoform X1, with protein sequence MSRLMLCNLGNTSTAGNDTNNNANTNSSMEDDDYYPLPTIYRCRAPIASLDCMEEFNGGGGGGGGGGGGGGGNAVDSGVHCSNTTGTKEQLLTNCIAAQAQRLQHPSPGIRYRNLGKSGLRVSNVGLGTWTTFGIGGCSNEETAEAVVALAYDSGINVFDLSEAHSGHRAEIQFGRILLRRAWNRSSYVVTTKIYWNTKAEGRGLSRKHIIESVQASLVRLQLSYIDIVMIHKVDPMCPMEEIVRAMNYVISKGWVMYWGTSRWTPVEIMEAYTNCRQFNCVTPIVEQAEYHLFYREKPELYMPELYNKIGVGLMAWSTVTIGMVSSKPDDCGVSFLSRSSYKNKYSSFSWTEDETQSLYKEQEYGWKEKSADDETRKYSDKLRDVCALAERLGCSFGQLAIAWSLKNESVQCLLLGASNIDQLYESLQSLQLIPKLNANIMNEIERILDNKPSRPPMISTLALR encoded by the exons ATGTCTCGTTTAATGTTGTGTAATCTCGGCAATACATCCACGGCGGGAAATGATACAAATAACAATGCAAATACGAATAGTAGTATGGAGGATGATGACTACTATCCACTGCCAACTATTTATCG CTGCCGTGCACCTATAGCGAGTTTGGATTGCATGGAAGAGTTCaacggcggcggcggcggcggcggcggtggcggcggtggcggcggtggCAATGCCGTGGACTCTGGTGTACATTGCAGTAATACCACTGGAACGAAGGAACAGCTACTGACTAACTGCATTGCCGCACAAGCGCAGCGCTTACAGCATCCTTCGCCAGGTATTCGCTACCGCAACTTGGGCAAAAGCGGTCTACGTGTTTCCAATGTTGGATTAG GTACATGGACAACTTTCGGAATAGGAGGTTGCAGTAATGAGGAAACAGCTGAAGCTGTAGTTGCCCTCGCCTATGACAGTGGAATAAATGTGTTCGATCTGAGCGAAGCTCATAGCGGTCATAGAGCAGAAATTCAATTTGGACGAATTTTATTACGACGTGCTTGGAATCGTTCAAGTTACGTCGTTACCACCAAAATATATTGGAACACGAA GGCAGAGGGACGTGGATTGTCACGAAAACACATAATCGAATCGGTGCAAGCATCTTTAGTCAGGTTACAATTATCGTACATCGATATTGTAATGATTCACAAAGTAGATCCTATGTGTCCTATGGAAG aAATAGTACGTGCAATGAACTACGTGATAAGTAAAGGATGGGTAATGTATTGGGGAACGTCTCGTTGGACCCCTGTCGAAATTATGGAAGCTTACACGAATTGCCGTCAATTTAATTGTGTCACACCAATCGTGGAACAAGCCGAGTATCATCTGTTTTATAGAGAAAAACCAGAACTTTATATGCCAGAGTTGTACAATAAAATCG GTGTTGGTCTGATGGCGTGGTCCACGGTTACGATCGGCATGGTTTCTTCGAAACCTGACGACTGTGGTGTATCTTTTTTATCGAGATCTTCGTATAAG AATAAATATTCGTCATTCAGTTGGACCGAAGACGAAACGCAATCTTTGTATAAAGAA CAGGAATACGGCTGGAAGGAAAAGTCAGCCGATGACGAAACGCGAAAATATTCGGATAAACTGCGAGATGTGTGTGCACTCGCCGAACGACTCGGTTGCTCTTTCGGACAGTTGGCCATCGCGTGGTCTTTAAAGAATGAAAGTGTTCAGTGCCTTCTCCTCGGTGCATCAAACATAGATCAACTGTACGAGAGTCTTCAAAGTTTACAG CTAATTCCAAAATTGAACGCCAATATAATGAACGAAATTGAAAGAATTCTTGATAACAAACCGTCGCGACCTCCGATGATTTCAACATTGGCGCTCAGATGA
- the LOC126919436 gene encoding solute carrier family 35 member B1: MASSKRFKLLFCAIGIFVCYFHFGMLQEKITRGQYGDEKSSEKFTYMFTLVFFQCLINYLFAKTSLLTIMKQGEDTTPKTYYALSALTYLLAMVCSNMALQFVSYPTQVIGKAGKPIPVMILGVLLGNKVYPVRKYLFVFLVVIGVALFMYKDVNPLKKHSEGQTAFGELLLLLSLTMDGLTSAVQERMRAEHNSKSGHMMLNMNGWSAIFSGIVIIASGELVEFIKFLHRYPFIIWHIATFSVAGAFGQYFIFLTVAEFGPLPCSIITTTRKFFTVLGSILIFGNSLTFRQWLGTFIVFAGLFLDAMYGKDKSTRKDVTK, encoded by the exons ATGGCTTCTTCAAAACGTTTCAAACTTTTGTTTTGCGCTATCGGTATTTTTGTATGTTATTTTCATTTTGGCATGTTGCAAGAGAAGATCACACGAGGACAATATGGAGATGAAAAAAGCAGTGAAAAGTTTACGTATATGTTTACTTTAGTTTTCTTCCAGTgtctaattaattatttatttgctaAGACTAGTTTATTAACGATCATGAAACAGGGCGAGGACACTACTCCGAAAACTTATTACGCGCTCTCTGCCCTCACTTATTTGCTTGCTATGGTATGCAGTAATATGGCATTACAATTTGTTAGTTATCCAACACAAGTGATTGGAAAAGCCGGTAAACCAATTCCGGTAATGATACTCGGTGTACTGCTGGGGAACAAg GTATATCCAGTTAGAAAGTACTTGTTTGTGTTCTTAGTAGTCATTGGTGTAGCTTTGTTTATGTACAAGGATGTCAATCCATTGAAAAAGCATTCCGAGGGACAAACTGCATTTGGAGAATTACTGCTATTACTTTCATTAACAATGGATGGTCTAACTAGCGCTGTGCAAGAAAGAATGAGAGCTGAACACAATTCCAAGTCTGGCCATATGATGTTGAATATGAATGGCTGGTCTGCGATCTTTAGCGGCATTGTCATCATAGCCTCTGGAGAACTTGTCGAATTTATTAAGTTTCTACATAGATACCCTTTTATTATATGGCACATTGCTACCTTTTCTGTAGCAGGAGCATTTGGACAatactttatatttcttacCGTTGCGGAATTCGGTCCATTGCCATGCTCCATTATAACTACAACTAGAAAATTCTTTACAGTCTTAGGTTCAATACTTATCTTTGGTAATAGTTTGACATTTAGGCAATGGTTGGGCACGTTTATAGTATTTGCGGGATTGTTTCTAGATGCTATGTATGGTAAAGACAAGTCTACTAGAAAAGATGTAACGAAGTAG
- the LOC126919425 gene encoding formylglycine-generating enzyme isoform X2 — MAKIEAGTYTIGTNEPVFVADGEGPKQQIYLHSFYIDKMEVSNRDFAKFVNVTNYRTEAEKFGDSFVFEGLLDEKVRANVTLVVAQAPWWLQIKNANWQHPEGPTSDIKNRMDHPVVHVSWNDAIAYCEWLEKRLPTEAEWEVACRGGLSDRLYPWGNNLIPNGRYRANTWQGDFPSNNTKEDKYESTSPVTEFPPNKYGLHNMIGNVWEWTFDWWTTETRKRGGPNNPNGPSSGTDKVKKGGSYLCHKSYCFRYRCAARSQNTPDTTAGNLGFRCAFSA; from the exons ATGGCTAAAATAGAGGCGGGCACCTACACGATTGGTACAAACGAACCTGTGTTTGTCGCAGATGGCGAAGGTCCGAAACAGCAAATATATTTACATAGTTTTTATATAGACAAGATGGAAGTGAGTAATCGTGATTTTGCAAAATTTGTCAACGTAACCAATTATCGAACAGAAGCTGAAAAATTTGGAGATTCGTTTGTATTTGAAGGTCTGTTAGATGAAAAAGTTCGAGCAAACGTAACGCTCGTTGTTGCTCAAGCTCCTTGGTGGTTACAAATAAAAAATGCAAATTGGCAACATCCAGAGGGTCCAACTTCTGATATTAAGA ATAGAATGGATCATCCCGTTGTTCATGTATCATGGAACGACGCTATTGCCTATTGCGAATGGTTAGAAAAAAGATTACCGACCGAAGCCGAATGGGAAGTTGCTTGTCGGGGCGGACTGTCAGATAGGCTGTACCCATGGGGTAATAACTTGATTCCAAATGGTCGATACAG AGCAAATACGTGGCAAGGTGATTTTCCAAGTAATAATACTAAAGAAGATAAATACGAAAGCACATCACCTGTTACAGAATTCCCGCCAAATAAGTATGGATTACATAATATGATAGGAAATGTTTGGGAATGGACATTTGATTGGTGGACGACCGAAACTAGAAAACGAGGCGGGCCTAATAATCCt AATGGCCCATCTAGTGGCACGGACAAAGTGAAAAAAGGCGGTTCCTATCTTTGTCACAAGAGCTATTGTTTTCGATATAGATGCGCTGCTCGGAGCCAAAATACTCCAGATACAACGGCTGGAAATCTTGGTTTTAGATGTGCATTTTCAGCttaa